GTGTTTCCTGTTGAATCGATTAAGCAGAAATGTgtgaatggtgaaaaaaaaaatttctgttgTCAAACCATTTATCTTCTATCTGAAATGTTTAATCTTTGGCTTTGGTGGGTGTCATGTTTAGCCCTCTTTGAGCAGAGAGGCCCCACATGTTGCAGTGCAAATCTCTCTAAATCTCTCTCATCACTTCAACTATTTTAGCAGCCGGCTGTTCCTGACCATCCGGGGTGTGTGAGTCTTATCAAATTATCATTGCCTgtcatcacctacacacacacacacacacacacacacacaccctaaacCACACTCTGAGCCCAAGTGTTATTTAAGTAGTAATAAAGACTTTATTTTGAGGAGGTCCTCCCTCCTGCGGCAGTACCATGGATCAGTGATGATGTCACATGGTAACGTTCAGTTACTAAATGATTACAATAATCACATACCATggtatttaatccaaaatacttTAAAGAATTGCATTATTACATGATTCACACCCTTTACAGAACACCATGacactgtccaaaaatatattttaatatgacacatattcaaacataaaaaaaatcatggcaaTAACATCGTACAGTGCATGTTATCATCTTTGTTGGTGAAAATTAGGTTTAGCTTTAACTTCCAGGATACTCTTCACCAATTTTCCTTTAACAGAAATCTATTAGTATATTGTGTTGTTCGAACAAAAGCAAATTATACAGTATTCATGAACAGTTCACTCGAAAGTtcaatcaatcattcaaacaaatattcaaacaaaatcttaaataacatcaaaatcaacaataATATTACTAGCTGCTCCGAGTTTTGCTGTAATATTTGCTTTGGCCTAAATTACAGTTTAAGCTTAGCCTAATGCATTTTTCACTTGGGAGTAAAAAGCTGTTGCACAGAAGGTTGAGAAATGTatgcaaacacacgcacacacacacacacaagtgcctTTTCCTGTGAACTCTTGTTTGTTTGGGGCGGGTGTTCCTGTAGATCTGATTAAGAAGATAAGTCTAATTGTGATTGTACACCATGGTACTGATTGATTATCAGATTAATTTACTTTTTGGGGTTGTTTTTTAGTGTACATTTAGAATAAAACTTTAAACTAGTTAGCacaagttttcagatttatctcCTAAAGAATAACATGGTAGACTACTGCCCAAAATCATAACATAATGCATGATATAAAGCATGGAAATATCATGTTACAGTACGTTTTAGCATTTTTGTTAGTGAAACGAATGTTTAACTTCTTGGAGACTTTTTTCCAACGTTTCTCCAAAATAAATATGAGACGTGCTGCTGTAAATAAATGCACTGATCCTGCACTGTTAGTGCATAAGCAATGTATTCATGGAAGGTTTAGGAAAGAGTTCCGTTAGTCGGTCAGTGAAGCATCGTGGTGTAAAACAGTCAGTTACCATCTGTCTACGCTACATTAAGGATTCTATGCATTCGTCTACCTTtacttcataaaataaatgtgatgcaAGCATAACTTTCTCTTACCACTTGGCCGATTTTCAGTAATCCTTGAAATGAACGCGCATAACCGATGTTGCAAAATCCTCCATCCGAAGAggacgttgttgttgttgttgtgcttgTAGTAGTAACGATAGTGTGAGGCATTCTGGTATATACTATTTGAGgaactttacaaataaaataaggcaATATTTATGTTAAGCTGCTTACACTGAACCAGTAGCTGGTTCAGGAGAAGCGTCAACTACAACAGGGTGTGACTGTGACCACGGCATATAAAACAGCCTCGTCCACACGGGGGCGCGTGGAGGCTCAAAGTCTGAGTCCTGAATCCCCAACTAGACTGCATTCAAAACTTTTTGAAACCATTTATAcaccaaaatataatattatttctaaacATATGAACCATAATGACATATATCTGAAATACGAAGCAAAGTAAGCCATAAAAATCTCaaacataatgatttttaaaaattgtcatacagtaatcaaaaacaaatgtgattgGTCCATCTGCATCAGCgcctagaaaagaaacagagacCACGTGATGATTTATGATAACGTGCAGCTTCACTAGCGGTCTAGAGATAATAATCCACACGTTTAAGTACATAACCCTATCCCTTACAGTAAAACTgatataattcaaataatgtaattattacttAGACCCTTCCTACCTGACCTAAAACCCCGCCCGTTTTAACCTTCTGCATTATGAGATACTCACCTATTCTGTGTCTATGGGATCAAAAACAGCAACAGTATtatacagtgtttatttatttaaattgtgtagctgtttttagattattttatggtCCTACTgaagtgaaaaaataaagaatattacaTGAAATGGCTAGCATTATTCAGAATGAGTATTTTCCACCACAACCAAAAGACTAGTTGTGTCACCCACCCCTTGCACaaatcactgaacacacacacacacacactaatggaTATACTGTTTATAGACTACATATCATTGCTGGGGGTTTGCTCTTGAAGGCTGACTGTAGTTATTTGGAGGTTTAAAGGAAGAAAGATAGTGTTACATTTTTCTCAGATAAAGAAAAAACCTGCAATAGGCTACTTACCATAACATTCTTCTGGATCAACTGcttcatcacatacacacacataaataaaataaattaatttaaactgcaCTTTTTTATGCACATATACAGTAGGCTACTAGTTAAGTTGTTTGTTGATATCTTATATATTCTTTCAGCATTTTATTTACGTTTTAAGGTCATAATGAATATAAGCTGGTTCATCAAAATCTatgaaaatatatgcataaaCATTAAGGTAAAATTTCTGACCCTTGATTAAGACCGTGCAACTATGAAGTTAAGTACAACAGTAAAATAGTACTCACCTTTCACTTTTCGTCAGTGTCTGGTGGGGGTCCTGGAGGTCCTGGGGGCCGACATTTTGGGGCCCTGAGAATCTTTTCAACCTTTGCCCCCTCTCTCAGTTCCCCTGCTGAGTTCACATCAACTTGATCAACTTGTCTAGTTTCACCAACTGGACAAGTGCTGGTATTGGCATAAACTGTCTCATTAGCTTGATATATAGAGGGTTTAACCCTCTGTACACCCATATccctgaaaatgaaaacagttattaagTTGCATTCAGATACTTTAGAAAGATGCACTGTTTCACTGTTATGGCCAGTTTAAATGAATGACGTGCGATCTTACTGTAGCATGACTCCTTGTGCACTTTGTCCtttttggcaaaaaaacaaaacacatatagCCCATCAGAATTTGCAAACACCAAACGCGCAAAAAATAATCAGGCAGGCTACTTACTTCTTTTCACCACATCCAAAATGAACGCTACAGACCCAAGCAACAGCAAACACACCAGAATGCCAGTCAGCACCGAAAGACCAGAAcaattttgatttgtattttggtTTGGTGGAAATGTTTTCTGATCCTGGcccagtgagttcacagtttggCAGGTGTACACATTCTGGTCAGAGAATGGAACTGAGCTGACGACTCTGTGCCCAGCTTTGAGTGGTAAGTGTTCTAGTGGTCCAGATGACGAGGTCCATTTCACTTCAGGAATTGGATTCCCTTTGGCAATGCATTTCACCATCATACCCTGATCATATAAATCCAGGGATAGGCTAAGGATTTGTGCTGGAGCTACAGttgacaataacaaaaaaatctgtaatttcatGCATACAATGCAGTGGTCCCAGAATATTTAGACACTTAAATTGCAAGTAAAATGTAtaattgagggtgagtaagtgatgacagaattttaatattgggtgaactatccctttgagtgtgacttaagtgtcccAATGCACTTTTTATTGTCGGGGGGGGGAGGGCTGTTTATTTGTCTGATGATACAAATGTTGTGTAACTCTTACCATTGACATTAAGCGTTGTGTGTTTCTCAAATGTATTATAATCCAGCTCCACCCTGCAGGTGTACTGTGAGGCATCAGTAAACTGTACATTATTGATCCTTAAGGAAATGTCTCCTTTTCTGTGGTTACCTTGAAACAAGAGTCGCTCTGAAGATGTTGGATAAATACATCTACCGTCTTGTTCATTTGTCTTGTTACGAAATATGCACTGAAAAATGGGTTCATGTATGTTGCCCTGCATCCATTTAATATTGATGTCACCGGTGTAACtattttgttttgggtgtgtgAAGATGCAGGGTAGAATCACATTTTGTCCCAATGTGCCATTGACCTGATACTGTACTTTCATGGTCCATGGTGTACAAGATAGGCCTGCAGATGACAACAGAACAACATATAATATGATAACATAAGTTGTAACAAGATAGCCTAAAAAACACGAAATCTGGAGTTAATCATAGTTTTTAGTGGATATGTTTCCAGTTTACAtttattgctttcattttaattctttcTTACACTATAAAAATAGAAAGATGCATGAGGAAAGCCTTGCAATTCCTTAATGATAGACCAGTTCTCCAAGACTCTGCCTGTATGGTATTGGAAGAacctcatttttttattattattatttttatttatttttttttttacagtgtagaatttCAAGAACATctttgcttttaaaatgtaaaaaataatgtattacctGTGAGACTGCAAATCAAAGAAAGCAAACCAAACACATAATCCTGCATCTTCGGAGAGAACATTCCGGGATCTCACAGACAGAAGATTTAAAATGAAGGTACTGGGACTGAACAAGATGGTAAGTAACGACTAAAATAAGGAACTGTCTACTTATGTTTCCAAAATGTTTCCAGTTTTTAGTGAACTGGTCAGTGTAGGTAGTTCCTCTGAAAGGTCctgctccaaaaataaaaatgaacaatgaaCACAATGAACTCCTAACACAGCAATACATGGTGAAACTTTATCAggtttcttttctattctatttctttcTATATTCTTTcaatcgatagatagatagatagatagacagacagacagacagacagacagacagacagacagacagatagatagatagatagatagatagatagatagatagatagatagatagatagatagatagatagatagatagatagatagatagcagtaTTAGTAGATGAAGTCAGTAATGTGTGAGAGTGAGTCAGAACTAGGAACTTGTTGCtaggaattttttttcttctcatactGAATCATAAATCAAGAAAGTCTGCAATGGATGCACACC
This genomic stretch from Cyprinus carpio isolate SPL01 chromosome B16, ASM1834038v1, whole genome shotgun sequence harbors:
- the LOC109104895 gene encoding sialic acid-binding Ig-like lectin 15 — protein: MFSPKMQDYVFGLLSLICSLTGLSCTPWTMKVQYQVNGTLGQNVILPCIFTHPKQNSYTGDINIKWMQGNIHEPIFQCIFRNKTNEQDGRCIYPTSSERLLFQGNHRKGDISLRINNVQFTDASQYTCRVELDYNTFEKHTTLNVNAPAQILSLSLDLYDQGMMVKCIAKGNPIPEVKWTSSSGPLEHLPLKAGHRVVSSVPFSDQNVYTCQTVNSLGQDQKTFPPNQNTNQNCSGLSVLTGILVCLLLLGSVAFILDVVKRRQSAQGVMLQDMGVQRVKPSIYQANETVYANTSTCPVGETRQVDQVDVNSAGELREGAKVEKILRAPKCRPPGPPGPPPDTDEK